One stretch of Micromonospora cremea DNA includes these proteins:
- a CDS encoding FAD binding domain-containing protein, which produces MQVPAPFEYERATSVDHAIGLLERLGSTARLIAGGHSLLPMMKLRLANFDYLIDINDLHAELGYVETGPDEVRIGALTRHRELLESAQLAAAFPIFADAERVIADPVVRNRGTLGGSLCQADPSEDLSAVCTTLDARCVIRGPGGAERVVSMEEFHVGPYETAVADGEMLVEVRLPVRPGCGSAYEKVERRAGDWAVVSAGAAVWLDGGAIVDARVGLAAVGPNTTGIPEISAALRGREPSESLFEQAGAIAAGSCDPATDQRGSVDYKRHLAAELTRRTLRRAVERARS; this is translated from the coding sequence ATGCAGGTGCCGGCACCGTTCGAGTACGAGCGAGCCACCAGTGTGGATCATGCAATCGGCCTGCTGGAGCGGCTGGGCAGCACGGCACGGCTGATCGCCGGCGGGCACAGCCTGCTGCCGATGATGAAGCTCCGGCTGGCCAACTTCGACTACCTCATCGACATCAACGACCTGCACGCCGAACTCGGCTACGTCGAGACGGGCCCGGACGAGGTACGGATCGGCGCGCTCACCCGACATCGGGAGCTGCTCGAGTCAGCCCAGCTGGCCGCGGCGTTCCCCATCTTCGCCGACGCCGAGCGGGTGATCGCGGACCCGGTGGTGCGCAACCGGGGAACGCTGGGCGGATCGCTCTGCCAGGCCGACCCGTCCGAGGACCTCTCGGCGGTCTGCACGACGCTGGACGCGAGGTGCGTCATTCGCGGCCCGGGCGGCGCCGAGCGGGTCGTGTCGATGGAGGAGTTCCACGTCGGGCCGTACGAGACGGCCGTCGCGGACGGCGAGATGCTGGTTGAGGTGCGGTTGCCGGTGCGGCCCGGATGCGGCAGCGCGTACGAGAAGGTCGAGCGCCGGGCCGGCGACTGGGCCGTGGTGTCGGCCGGCGCGGCGGTGTGGCTCGACGGCGGCGCGATCGTGGACGCCCGGGTCGGGCTCGCCGCGGTCGGCCCGAACACGACGGGCATCCCGGAGATCTCGGCGGCGCTGCGCGGGCGTGAGCCCTCCGAGAGCCTGTTCGAGCAGGCCGGAGCGATCGCCGCGGGTAGCTGCGATCCGGCGACCGACCAGCGCGGCAGCGTCGACTACAAGCGGCATCTGGCCGCCGAGCTGACCAGACGGACCCTGCGCCGGGCCGTCGAGCGGGCGAGGAGCTGA
- a CDS encoding (2Fe-2S)-binding protein, producing the protein MQVTMTVNDVEVTREIEARLLLVHFLRDVLGLTGTHWGCDTSNCGTCVVWLDGEPVKSCTVLAAMAGGHRVRTVEGLAKGAQLDPVQEGFMQCHGLQCGFCTPGMMMTARALLDRNPDPSETEIREAISGQICRCTGYATIVRSVRWAAVAEAEAAARVAETTESTEAGEIDTAGQPAEAAA; encoded by the coding sequence ATGCAGGTCACGATGACCGTCAACGACGTCGAGGTCACCCGGGAGATCGAGGCCCGGCTGCTGCTGGTGCACTTCCTGCGGGACGTGCTGGGCCTGACCGGCACGCACTGGGGCTGCGACACCAGCAACTGCGGCACCTGCGTGGTCTGGTTGGACGGCGAGCCGGTGAAGTCGTGCACGGTGCTCGCCGCGATGGCCGGCGGCCACCGGGTGCGTACCGTCGAGGGCCTCGCCAAGGGCGCCCAGCTCGACCCGGTCCAAGAGGGTTTCATGCAGTGCCACGGCCTGCAGTGCGGTTTCTGCACGCCGGGGATGATGATGACCGCCCGAGCGCTGCTCGACCGGAACCCGGATCCGAGCGAGACGGAGATCCGGGAGGCGATCTCGGGTCAGATCTGCCGGTGTACGGGCTACGCCACCATCGTGCGGTCGGTCCGCTGGGCCGCCGTGGCCGAGGCGGAGGCCGCCGCCCGGGTCGCCGAGACCACCGAATCGACCGAGGCCGGCGAGATCGACACCGCCGGCCAGCCCGCGGAGGCCGCCGCATGA
- the nrfD gene encoding NrfD/PsrC family molybdoenzyme membrane anchor subunit yields MTDTTPPEPAGARFREFQARLDQPDGQHHRQPGRGRGHGGEQLTVPPADFSSYYGRPVLKPPVWKHDIAGYLFTGGLAAGSALIGAGAQLTGRPGLRTVSRWTALGGVAASTYLLVHDLGRPDRFHHMLRVAKLTSPMSVGTWILAAFGPLAGVAAVTELAPLLPQHGALGLARRLAPPIGNVAGLAAAATAPALATYTGVLLADTAVPSWHDAYPSLPFVFAGSALAAASGVGLMAAPAAETAPLRRLALAAATIELVGGRRLERLGLTGEPYAQGRSGRLVRAGRALLAVGTAAALVSRRSRILSAISGAALVASSVATRFGVFEAGRASARDPKYTVVPQRERLEQNESTAVR; encoded by the coding sequence ATGACGGACACGACGCCACCCGAGCCGGCCGGCGCCCGGTTCCGCGAGTTCCAGGCCCGCCTCGACCAGCCCGACGGGCAGCACCACCGCCAGCCCGGTCGAGGGCGTGGCCACGGCGGCGAGCAGCTGACCGTGCCGCCGGCCGACTTCAGCTCCTACTACGGCCGGCCGGTCCTCAAGCCGCCGGTCTGGAAGCACGACATCGCTGGCTACCTGTTCACCGGCGGCCTCGCCGCGGGGAGCGCGCTGATTGGCGCGGGTGCCCAACTGACCGGACGGCCCGGGCTGCGGACGGTGAGCCGCTGGACAGCCCTCGGCGGCGTCGCCGCCAGCACGTACCTGCTGGTTCACGACCTCGGGCGGCCGGACCGGTTCCACCACATGCTCCGGGTCGCCAAGCTGACCTCGCCGATGTCGGTCGGCACCTGGATCCTCGCCGCGTTCGGGCCGCTGGCCGGCGTGGCCGCGGTCACCGAGCTGGCGCCGCTGCTCCCGCAGCACGGTGCGCTCGGCCTTGCCCGCCGACTGGCGCCGCCCATCGGCAACGTCGCCGGCCTGGCCGCCGCGGCCACCGCGCCGGCTCTGGCCACCTACACCGGGGTGCTGCTCGCCGACACCGCCGTGCCGTCCTGGCACGACGCGTACCCGTCACTGCCGTTCGTCTTCGCCGGCAGCGCGCTCGCCGCCGCGTCCGGGGTCGGGCTGATGGCGGCGCCGGCCGCGGAGACCGCCCCGCTGCGGCGGCTCGCGCTGGCAGCCGCGACCATCGAACTTGTCGGCGGTCGCCGGTTGGAGCGGCTGGGCCTGACCGGCGAGCCCTACGCGCAGGGACGCAGCGGCCGACTGGTCCGGGCGGGGCGCGCGCTGCTCGCCGTGGGCACCGCCGCCGCACTGGTCAGCCGGCGCAGCAGGATCTTGTCGGCGATCTCCGGCGCGGCCCTCGTGGCGTCGTCCGTCGCTACCCGGTTCGGCGTCTTCGAGGCCGGCAGGGCGTCCGCGCGCGATCCGAAGTACACGGTCGTGCCGCAGCGGGAGCGGCTCGAGCAGAACGAGTCGACGGCCGTCCGTTAG
- a CDS encoding aerobic carbon-monoxide dehydrogenase large subunit, whose protein sequence is MTTVHERVDTFHDNDQKPVGYGRMLRKEDPRFLRGRGRYVDDVQLPGMLHLAILRAPVAHARIVSIDTSAAEASPGVRAVVTGAMLAQQGLAWMPTLSNDVQAVLATDKVRFQGQEVAFVVAEDRYAARDALELIDVEYDVLDPVIDARRALEPGAPLIRDDLEGKANNHCFDWETGDEAATEAVFARADVVVSQDLVYPRVHPAPMETCGAVADFDAVDGKLRLWSTTQAPHAHRTLYAIVAGIPEHKIQVISPDIGGGFGNKVPIYPGYVCAIVASIVTGKPVKWMEDRSENLISTGFARDYIMRGEIAATRDGRILGIRTNVLADHGAFNGTAAPVKYPAGFFGVFTGSYDIEAAYCRMTAVYTNKAPGGVAYACSFRITEAVYLVERIVDCLADELGMDPAELRLKNFIKPEQFPYTTKTGWVYDSGNYEPTMRLAMDMAGYAELRREQEEKRARGELMGIGIAFFTEAVGAGPRKNMDILGLGMADGCELRVHPTGKAVVRLSVQSQGQGHETTFAQIVAEEIGIPPADIEVLHGDTDNTPFGLGTYGSRSTPVSGAAAALVARKVRDKARIIASGMLEVSVADLEWEKGAFHVKGDPGTSVTIQDIAMRAHGAGDLPEGIEGGLEAQICYNPSNLTYPHGAYICVVDIDPGTAQVKVRRFIAVDDCGTRINPMIIEGQVHGGLTDGVGMALMEMIAFDEDGNCLGASLMDYLIPTSLEVPDWETGFTVTPSPHHPIGAKGVGESATVGSPPAIVNAVVDALKPFGVRHADMPLTPSRVWDAMRGQARPPV, encoded by the coding sequence ATGACCACCGTGCACGAGCGCGTGGACACCTTCCACGACAACGACCAGAAACCCGTCGGGTACGGCCGGATGCTGCGTAAGGAGGACCCGCGGTTTCTCCGCGGTCGCGGCCGGTACGTCGACGACGTTCAACTGCCCGGCATGCTGCACCTGGCCATCCTCCGGGCTCCGGTGGCGCACGCCCGGATCGTCAGCATCGACACGAGCGCCGCCGAGGCGTCGCCCGGGGTCAGGGCGGTGGTGACCGGCGCGATGCTGGCGCAGCAGGGCCTGGCCTGGATGCCGACCCTCTCCAACGACGTGCAGGCCGTGCTCGCCACCGACAAGGTGCGCTTCCAGGGCCAGGAGGTCGCCTTCGTCGTCGCCGAGGACCGCTACGCGGCGCGCGACGCGTTGGAGTTGATCGACGTCGAGTACGACGTCCTCGACCCGGTGATCGACGCCCGCCGGGCGTTGGAGCCGGGCGCCCCGCTCATCCGCGACGACCTCGAGGGTAAGGCGAACAACCACTGCTTCGACTGGGAGACCGGCGACGAGGCGGCCACCGAGGCGGTGTTCGCGCGCGCGGACGTCGTGGTCAGCCAGGATCTCGTCTACCCGCGGGTGCATCCGGCGCCGATGGAGACGTGTGGGGCCGTCGCCGACTTCGACGCCGTCGACGGCAAGCTGCGGCTCTGGTCCACCACCCAGGCGCCACACGCGCACCGCACCCTCTACGCCATCGTGGCGGGCATCCCGGAGCACAAGATCCAGGTGATCTCGCCGGACATCGGCGGCGGGTTCGGCAACAAGGTGCCGATCTACCCCGGGTACGTCTGCGCGATCGTCGCCTCGATCGTCACGGGCAAACCGGTGAAGTGGATGGAGGACCGGTCGGAGAACCTGATCAGCACCGGCTTCGCCCGCGACTACATCATGCGCGGTGAGATCGCGGCGACCCGGGACGGCCGGATCCTCGGCATCCGCACCAACGTGCTGGCCGACCACGGCGCGTTCAACGGCACCGCCGCGCCGGTGAAGTACCCGGCCGGCTTCTTCGGGGTCTTCACCGGCAGCTACGACATCGAGGCCGCCTACTGCAGGATGACGGCGGTCTACACCAACAAGGCGCCCGGCGGCGTCGCGTACGCCTGCTCGTTCCGGATCACCGAGGCGGTCTACCTGGTCGAGCGGATCGTCGACTGTCTCGCCGACGAGCTGGGCATGGACCCGGCCGAACTGCGGCTGAAGAACTTCATCAAGCCGGAGCAGTTCCCGTACACGACGAAGACCGGCTGGGTGTACGACTCCGGCAACTACGAGCCGACCATGCGGCTAGCGATGGACATGGCCGGCTACGCCGAGCTGCGCCGTGAGCAGGAGGAGAAGCGAGCCCGGGGCGAACTGATGGGCATCGGCATCGCGTTCTTCACCGAGGCGGTCGGCGCCGGCCCCCGCAAGAACATGGACATTCTCGGGCTGGGCATGGCGGACGGCTGCGAGCTGCGCGTCCACCCGACCGGCAAGGCCGTGGTACGGCTCAGCGTGCAGTCCCAGGGCCAGGGGCACGAGACCACGTTCGCGCAGATCGTCGCCGAGGAGATCGGGATCCCGCCGGCCGACATCGAGGTGCTGCACGGCGACACCGACAACACCCCGTTCGGCCTCGGCACGTACGGCAGCCGCTCGACGCCTGTGTCGGGCGCGGCGGCCGCCCTGGTGGCGCGCAAGGTCCGCGACAAGGCCCGGATCATCGCCTCGGGCATGCTCGAGGTCTCGGTGGCGGACCTGGAGTGGGAGAAGGGCGCGTTCCACGTCAAGGGCGACCCGGGCACGTCCGTCACGATCCAGGACATCGCCATGCGCGCGCACGGCGCGGGTGACCTGCCCGAGGGCATCGAGGGCGGGCTCGAGGCGCAGATCTGCTACAACCCGTCGAACCTGACGTACCCGCACGGCGCGTACATCTGCGTGGTGGACATCGATCCCGGCACCGCGCAGGTGAAGGTGCGGCGGTTCATCGCGGTCGACGACTGCGGCACCCGGATCAACCCGATGATCATCGAGGGGCAGGTGCACGGCGGGCTGACCGACGGGGTCGGCATGGCGCTGATGGAGATGATCGCGTTCGACGAGGACGGCAACTGCCTCGGCGCGTCGCTGATGGACTACCTGATCCCGACGTCACTCGAGGTGCCCGACTGGGAGACCGGCTTCACCGTCACCCCGTCGCCGCACCACCCGATCGGGGCGAAGGGCGTCGGCGAGTCGGCGACGGTCGGTTCTCCCCCGGCGATCGTCAACGCGGTCGTGGACGCCCTCAAGCCCTTCGGCGTACGGCACGCCGACATGCCGCTGACGCCGTCGCGGGTCTGGGACGCGATGCGCGGCCAGGCCCGGCCGCCGGTCTGA
- the fdh gene encoding formate dehydrogenase → MGVRRWVESWPLYRQVTGTDPLGRGAAAKSARSLSLTARTDTADSVAKSVCPYCAVGCAQRVYVKDGQVTQIEGDPDSPISQGRLCPKGAASKSLVTSPLRQTTVRYRRPYGTEWEDLDLDTAMNMIADRVLAARDETWEDVDAEGRPLNRTLGICSLGGATLDNEENYLIKKLFTAMGALQIENQARIUHSATVPGLGTSFGRGGATQFQQDLANSDVIVIQGSNMAEAHPVGFQWVMAAKRRGAKVFHVDPRFTRTSALADAYLPIRAGTDIALLGGVVRYILDNELDFREYVVSYTNAATIVTDEYLDTEDLHGLFSGFKEDNASYDQKSWRYEGDGQNVATRDTETQRETAAGLEHESHGAPVNGQTERDETLQHPRCVYQILKRHFARYTPEMVERVCGISQEKFLELAQAWTQNSGRERTGMLVYSVGWTQHSVGVQYIRTGAIIQLLLGNMGRPGGGVMALRGHASIQGSTDIPTLFNLLPGYLPMPHHADHPTLDEWVDSIRHPGQKGFWGNARTYGVNLLKAYWGDAATAENDYCYGYMPRMTGDHGTYQQVLNMIDGKVKGYFLLGQNPAVGSAHGRAQRLGMANLDWLVVRDLFMIESATFWQHAPEIETGEIVPEECRTEVFFLPAASHVEKEGSFTQTQRLLQWREKAVEPPGDARSELWFFYHLGRIIRERLAQSTRPRDRALLDLNWHYPTHGPNAEPSAESVLYEINGYEVASGRPLSTFTEMKDDGSTAGGCWIYTGVYADGVNQAARRKSRHEQDWVAAEWGWAWPANRRILYNRASADPDGRPWSERKKYVWWDPQKAEWTGYDVPDFEKTKPPSYRPPPGSSGITGLAGDDPFVLQGDGKGWLYAPTGVLDGPMPTHYEPVESPVRNPLYRQQANPTRKVYIHPINTLNPSPPEPHSAVFPYVFTVSRLTEHHTAGAMSRTVRPLAELQPEMFVEVSPELAAERGLNHLGWAHLVTARAAIEAKVLVTDRLTPLRVDGRIIHQVWLPYHFGFEGLVTGDSANDLFGISLDPNVLIQESKVGTCDVRPGRRPRGQELLELVVDYRRRSGDLVQHYPPQVTTDIADSGRDPEV, encoded by the coding sequence ATGGGGGTGCGGCGCTGGGTCGAAAGCTGGCCGCTCTACCGTCAGGTCACCGGCACCGACCCGCTGGGTCGGGGCGCCGCGGCCAAATCCGCCCGCTCCCTGTCGCTCACCGCCCGCACCGACACCGCCGACTCGGTGGCCAAGTCCGTCTGTCCCTACTGCGCCGTCGGCTGCGCCCAGCGGGTGTACGTCAAGGACGGGCAGGTCACCCAGATCGAGGGCGATCCGGACAGCCCGATCTCCCAGGGTCGGCTCTGTCCGAAGGGTGCGGCCAGCAAGAGCCTGGTGACCAGCCCGTTGCGGCAGACGACGGTCCGCTACCGCCGGCCGTACGGCACCGAGTGGGAGGACCTCGACCTCGACACGGCGATGAACATGATCGCTGATCGGGTGCTGGCGGCCCGGGACGAGACGTGGGAGGACGTCGACGCCGAGGGCCGGCCGCTCAACCGGACGCTGGGTATCTGCAGCCTGGGTGGGGCGACGCTGGACAACGAGGAGAACTACCTCATCAAGAAGTTGTTCACCGCGATGGGGGCGCTCCAGATCGAGAACCAGGCCCGTATTTGACACTCCGCCACCGTCCCCGGTCTGGGGACCAGCTTCGGTCGCGGCGGCGCCACCCAGTTCCAGCAGGACCTGGCCAACTCAGACGTGATCGTCATCCAGGGCTCGAACATGGCCGAGGCACATCCGGTGGGCTTCCAGTGGGTGATGGCGGCCAAGCGTCGGGGTGCGAAGGTCTTCCACGTCGACCCGCGGTTCACCCGGACCAGCGCGCTGGCTGACGCGTACCTGCCGATCCGGGCGGGCACCGACATCGCGCTGCTGGGCGGGGTGGTGCGTTACATCCTGGACAACGAACTCGACTTCCGGGAGTACGTGGTCTCCTACACCAACGCCGCCACGATTGTGACCGACGAGTACCTCGACACTGAGGATCTGCACGGCCTCTTCTCCGGCTTCAAGGAGGACAACGCCAGTTACGACCAGAAGAGTTGGCGGTACGAGGGGGACGGGCAGAACGTCGCGACCCGGGACACCGAGACACAGCGGGAAACCGCTGCCGGGCTGGAGCACGAGTCGCACGGCGCACCGGTGAACGGGCAGACCGAACGGGACGAGACGTTGCAGCATCCGCGCTGCGTCTACCAGATCCTGAAGCGGCACTTTGCCCGTTACACGCCGGAGATGGTGGAGCGGGTCTGCGGCATCTCGCAGGAGAAGTTCCTGGAGCTGGCTCAGGCCTGGACGCAGAACTCCGGCCGGGAGCGGACCGGAATGCTCGTCTACTCGGTGGGCTGGACGCAGCACAGCGTCGGGGTGCAGTACATCCGCACGGGCGCGATCATCCAACTGCTGCTCGGCAACATGGGCCGTCCGGGTGGTGGAGTGATGGCCCTGCGTGGGCACGCCAGCATCCAGGGCTCGACGGACATCCCGACGCTGTTCAATCTGCTGCCCGGCTACCTGCCGATGCCGCACCACGCGGATCACCCGACGCTGGACGAGTGGGTGGACAGCATCCGGCACCCGGGGCAGAAGGGCTTCTGGGGTAACGCGCGCACCTACGGGGTGAACCTCCTCAAGGCGTACTGGGGGGACGCGGCCACCGCCGAGAACGACTACTGCTACGGCTACATGCCGCGGATGACCGGCGACCACGGTACCTACCAGCAGGTGCTGAACATGATCGACGGGAAGGTCAAGGGGTACTTCCTGCTCGGGCAGAACCCGGCGGTCGGCTCGGCGCACGGCCGCGCCCAGCGCCTCGGCATGGCGAATCTGGACTGGCTGGTCGTCCGAGACCTGTTCATGATCGAGAGCGCCACGTTCTGGCAGCACGCGCCGGAGATCGAGACCGGCGAGATCGTGCCCGAAGAGTGCCGTACGGAGGTGTTCTTCCTGCCCGCCGCCTCGCACGTGGAGAAGGAGGGCAGCTTCACCCAGACCCAGCGGCTGCTGCAGTGGCGGGAGAAGGCCGTCGAGCCACCAGGCGACGCCCGCTCCGAGCTGTGGTTCTTCTACCACCTCGGACGCATCATCCGGGAACGGTTGGCTCAGTCGACCCGACCCCGCGACCGGGCACTGCTCGACCTGAACTGGCACTACCCGACGCACGGGCCGAACGCCGAGCCGAGCGCCGAATCGGTGCTGTACGAGATCAACGGCTACGAGGTGGCCAGCGGCCGGCCGTTGTCGACGTTCACCGAGATGAAGGACGACGGCTCCACCGCCGGTGGGTGCTGGATCTACACGGGTGTGTACGCCGACGGCGTGAACCAGGCGGCCCGACGCAAGTCCCGGCACGAGCAGGACTGGGTGGCCGCCGAGTGGGGCTGGGCCTGGCCGGCGAATCGACGCATCCTCTACAACCGCGCCTCCGCCGACCCGGACGGCAGACCGTGGAGCGAACGTAAGAAGTACGTCTGGTGGGACCCGCAGAAGGCCGAGTGGACCGGCTACGACGTGCCGGACTTCGAAAAGACCAAACCGCCGTCCTACCGGCCGCCACCGGGCTCCTCGGGCATCACGGGGCTCGCCGGCGACGACCCGTTCGTCCTCCAAGGCGACGGCAAGGGCTGGCTGTACGCCCCCACCGGCGTGCTCGACGGGCCGATGCCCACGCACTACGAGCCCGTCGAGTCGCCGGTGCGTAACCCGCTCTACCGGCAGCAGGCCAACCCGACCCGCAAGGTCTACATACACCCGATCAACACGCTTAACCCGAGCCCACCGGAGCCGCACAGCGCGGTGTTCCCGTACGTGTTCACGGTCAGCCGGCTCACCGAGCACCACACCGCCGGCGCGATGAGCCGGACGGTCCGCCCACTGGCCGAGCTGCAACCGGAGATGTTCGTCGAGGTATCGCCGGAGTTGGCGGCCGAACGCGGGCTGAACCACCTGGGCTGGGCCCACCTGGTCACCGCGCGCGCGGCCATCGAGGCGAAGGTGCTGGTGACCGACCGGCTCACTCCGCTGCGGGTGGACGGCCGGATCATCCACCAGGTGTGGTTGCCGTACCACTTCGGCTTCGAGGGCCTGGTGACCGGCGACTCGGCCAACGACCTGTTCGGCATCAGCCTCGACCCCAACGTCCTGATCCAGGAGAGCAAGGTCGGCACCTGTGACGTCCGGCCCGGTCGACGCCCGAGAGGCCAGGAGCTGCTGGAACTCGTCGTCGACTACCGGCGACGGTCCGGGGATCTCGTACAGCACTATCCACCGCAGGTCACGACCGACATCGCTGACAGCGGCCGCGACCCGGAGGTCTGA
- a CDS encoding 4Fe-4S dicluster domain-containing protein gives MPHANSLYGPLDPAPDAGYVDAPPRMGFFTDTSVCIGCKACEVACKEWNLVPESGLDLLGMSYDNTGALTANSWRHVAFVEQSRPIGWATPAFRDTPDGPPVSPETAAVGAHTSTDTGTYPGLPTGSPPAAARMAAGPEFLGMPGAQPPGRGTGAEQRTDFRWLMMSDVCKHCTHAACLDVCPTGSLFRTEFGTVVVQEDICNGCGYCISACPYGVIDQRKDDGRAWKCTLCYDRLGVGMTPACAQACPTESIQYGALDELRERAAARVATLHERGVPEARLYGHDPNDGVGGDGAFFLLLDEPEVYGLPPDPIVTTRDLPAMWKRAGLAALTMAAATAVAFMGRRP, from the coding sequence ATGCCCCACGCCAACAGCCTGTACGGCCCGCTCGACCCGGCGCCCGACGCCGGCTACGTCGATGCCCCGCCACGGATGGGGTTCTTCACCGACACCAGCGTCTGCATCGGCTGCAAGGCGTGCGAGGTGGCCTGCAAGGAATGGAACCTCGTCCCCGAGAGCGGGCTCGACCTGCTGGGCATGTCGTACGACAACACCGGGGCGCTGACCGCGAACTCGTGGCGGCACGTCGCGTTCGTCGAGCAGTCGCGCCCGATCGGCTGGGCGACCCCGGCGTTCCGCGACACTCCGGACGGGCCGCCGGTCAGCCCGGAGACGGCGGCGGTCGGGGCGCACACCAGCACCGACACCGGGACGTACCCGGGTCTGCCCACCGGCTCGCCGCCGGCGGCGGCTCGGATGGCCGCTGGGCCGGAGTTCCTCGGGATGCCGGGTGCGCAGCCGCCGGGTCGGGGCACCGGCGCGGAGCAACGTACGGATTTCCGTTGGTTGATGATGTCGGATGTGTGCAAGCACTGCACGCATGCGGCGTGTCTGGATGTCTGCCCGACGGGTTCGTTGTTTCGTACGGAGTTCGGCACGGTGGTGGTGCAGGAGGACATCTGCAATGGGTGTGGTTACTGCATTTCGGCCTGCCCGTACGGGGTGATCGATCAGCGTAAGGATGATGGTCGGGCGTGGAAGTGCACGCTGTGTTACGACCGGTTGGGTGTGGGGATGACGCCGGCGTGTGCGCAGGCGTGTCCGACGGAGTCGATCCAGTACGGGGCGTTGGACGAGTTGCGGGAGCGGGCTGCCGCGCGGGTGGCGACCCTGCATGAGCGGGGGGTGCCCGAGGCGCGGTTGTACGGGCACGACCCGAACGACGGGGTCGGTGGTGACGGGGCGTTCTTCCTGCTGTTGGATGAGCCGGAGGTGTACGGGCTGCCGCCGGACCCGATCGTGACCACCCGCGACCTACCGGCCATGTGGAAACGCGCCGGGCTCGCGGCATTGACGATGGCCGCCGCCACCGCAGTCGCGTTCATGGGCAGGCGGCCATGA
- a CDS encoding XdhC family protein, with protein sequence MRDIVDGLTGWRAAGVPFAVATVVRTWQSAPRQPGAAMAVSASGEVLGSISGGCVEGAVYELCRAAVETGQARTQTYGVSDDDAFDVGLTCGGTIEILVQPDVAMTEPDEVLAAIRDGRPVATASVENAQLVIWPDRVAGSLGASNLDDAVARHAAGMLALGTTGMVHLGRQGEERLDEVSVFVQSYVSPARMIIFGAIDFAAAMARIGRFLGYHVTVCDARPVFATRTRFPDVDDLVVQWPHTYLESTTVDDRTVLCVLTHDPKFDVPLLEVALHTPARYIGAMGSRRTHSDRLRRLREAGVSEAALARLSSPIGLDLGARTPEETAVAIAAEIIAEAWGGSGRPLTDLETPIHRPPLTEPQASCSARGRQDLVAHVVPPRPSPA encoded by the coding sequence ATGAGGGACATCGTCGACGGACTGACCGGCTGGCGCGCCGCCGGCGTTCCGTTCGCCGTCGCGACCGTCGTCCGAACCTGGCAGTCGGCGCCCCGGCAGCCCGGCGCCGCCATGGCCGTCTCCGCCAGCGGCGAGGTCCTGGGCAGCATCTCGGGCGGGTGCGTCGAGGGCGCCGTCTACGAGCTGTGCCGGGCGGCGGTCGAGACCGGCCAGGCCCGCACCCAGACCTACGGCGTCAGCGACGACGACGCGTTCGACGTCGGCCTGACCTGCGGCGGCACGATCGAGATCCTGGTTCAGCCGGACGTCGCGATGACCGAGCCCGACGAGGTGCTCGCGGCGATCCGGGACGGCCGGCCGGTCGCCACGGCATCGGTCGAGAACGCGCAGCTGGTGATCTGGCCCGACCGGGTCGCGGGCAGCCTCGGCGCGTCGAACCTGGACGACGCGGTTGCCCGTCACGCCGCCGGCATGCTCGCCCTCGGCACCACCGGCATGGTCCACCTCGGCCGCCAGGGGGAGGAGCGACTCGACGAGGTGTCGGTGTTCGTCCAGTCGTACGTGTCCCCAGCCCGCATGATCATTTTCGGTGCGATCGACTTCGCCGCCGCGATGGCCCGGATCGGCCGGTTCCTCGGCTACCACGTCACGGTCTGCGACGCCCGCCCGGTGTTCGCCACCCGTACGCGCTTCCCGGACGTCGACGACCTCGTCGTCCAGTGGCCGCACACGTATCTGGAGTCGACGACCGTGGACGACCGCACGGTGCTCTGCGTCCTGACCCACGACCCGAAGTTCGACGTGCCGCTGCTCGAGGTCGCCCTGCACACCCCCGCCCGCTACATCGGGGCGATGGGCAGCCGCCGTACGCACTCCGATCGGCTACGACGGCTGCGCGAGGCGGGCGTGAGCGAGGCCGCCCTGGCCCGGCTCTCCTCGCCGATCGGGCTGGACCTCGGCGCGCGCACGCCGGAGGAGACGGCCGTGGCGATCGCCGCCGAGATCATCGCCGAGGCGTGGGGCGGCTCGGGTCGCCCGCTCACCGACCTCGAGACCCCGATCCACCGCCCGCCCCTGACCGAGCCACAGGCCTCCTGCTCCGCCCGGGGTCGTCAGGATCTCGTTGCCCACGTCGTACCACCTCGGCCTTCCCCGGCCTGA